A single Mesomycoplasma bovoculi M165/69 DNA region contains:
- a CDS encoding BMP family ABC transporter substrate-binding protein, whose translation MSQETKDNRSKEEISPISNITDYSGIQATVDQRKDEISNASKGDHFKMNVAVVTADGVVTDKTFNQSSWEAAQQIARIGGFKAVPVNSPSANLNETYNNLINSDNNIWILSGFQHGDKFQQWLKNDQNKQNFINKGIIVIGIDWNLPDGVAPKGQFISVNYNVEESAWIMGYAAADFLSKKFPNDPTKRTATTFGGGTFNAVTDFIAGYLAGIKAFNDGHHGEETKITSPSISLDTGFGVDPGSTQKIKAILSNGNPTITFPVAGPQTGVVSDEIKTDADRYVIGVDTNQSLVFEKQKTKFFSSVEKRIGFSVFNILADIFTKKQTYLNDFQFKTKNTTVKLGYYKGFVGLSATTLEGDDKAKSEGDDKAKANEAIQEASAEFKKLVSPTDPSPRTTLKIVDTSDQSKIQAKLDSLVAKINNKTA comes from the coding sequence GTGAGTCAGGAAACCAAGGATAATAGATCAAAAGAAGAAATATCTCCTATTTCTAATATTACTGACTACTCAGGAATTCAAGCAACCGTTGACCAAAGAAAAGATGAAATTTCAAATGCATCAAAAGGTGACCACTTCAAAATGAATGTTGCAGTTGTAACTGCTGACGGAGTTGTAACAGATAAAACATTTAACCAATCAAGTTGAGAAGCTGCTCAACAAATTGCAAGAATCGGTGGTTTTAAAGCTGTACCTGTCAATTCTCCAAGTGCCAACTTAAATGAAACATACAACAACCTAATCAATTCAGATAATAATATTTGAATTCTTTCAGGTTTTCAACATGGTGATAAATTTCAACAATGGTTAAAAAACGATCAAAATAAACAGAACTTTATTAACAAGGGAATTATTGTTATTGGAATTGACTGAAATCTTCCAGATGGAGTTGCTCCTAAAGGGCAATTTATTTCAGTTAATTACAATGTTGAAGAATCTGCTTGAATTATGGGATATGCAGCAGCTGACTTTTTATCTAAAAAATTCCCAAATGATCCAACAAAAAGAACAGCAACTACTTTTGGTGGTGGAACATTTAATGCTGTAACAGATTTTATTGCTGGATATCTGGCCGGAATTAAAGCCTTTAATGATGGCCACCACGGAGAAGAAACAAAAATTACAAGTCCATCAATTTCATTAGATACTGGTTTTGGAGTTGATCCAGGAAGTACACAAAAAATTAAAGCCATTTTAAGTAACGGCAATCCAACAATCACATTCCCTGTTGCTGGACCACAAACTGGTGTAGTTTCTGATGAAATCAAAACCGATGCAGATCGTTATGTAATTGGTGTTGACACCAATCAATCATTAGTTTTTGAAAAACAAAAAACTAAATTCTTTTCATCAGTTGAAAAAAGAATTGGATTTTCAGTGTTTAACATTTTAGCTGATATTTTCACTAAAAAACAAACATATTTAAATGATTTTCAATTTAAAACTAAAAACACAACAGTTAAACTTGGTTACTACAAAGGATTTGTCGGACTTTCAGCAACAACTTTAGAAGGTGATGATAAAGCAAAATCAGAAGGTGATGATAAAGCAAAAGCTAATGAAGCAATTCAAGAAGCTAGTGCCGAATTTAAAAAATTAGTTTCACCAACCGATCCAAGTCCACGCACTACCTTGAAAATTGTGGATACAAGTGACCAAAGCAAAATTCAAGCAAAATTAGATAGTCTAGTTGCTAAAATCAATAATAAAACAGCATAA
- a CDS encoding inorganic diphosphatase, giving the protein MSKIIDVDIEITSGSNIKYEFDSKTGKLVVDRILRDGFVYPANYGQIPNTIDWDGDGLDVLVFSQEKFLPGVQLRGRVVGAMQMIDSGETDTKLIAVHHDDYRLDNIESLADLPKEWLDSIDYFFSNYKNWKKPGITKVLGFQNQEWASKELEECKELFEKYSNLDKDDFIAKMKLKHPEKYV; this is encoded by the coding sequence AATTATTGATGTTGATATTGAAATTACAAGTGGTTCAAACATTAAATATGAATTTGATAGCAAAACTGGCAAACTAGTAGTTGATAGAATTTTAAGAGATGGTTTTGTTTATCCTGCAAACTATGGTCAAATTCCAAACACTATTGACTGAGACGGTGATGGTTTAGATGTTTTGGTGTTTTCTCAAGAAAAATTTTTACCTGGTGTTCAACTAAGAGGTAGAGTTGTTGGTGCAATGCAAATGATTGATAGTGGTGAAACTGATACAAAATTAATAGCAGTTCACCATGATGACTACAGACTTGACAACATTGAATCACTTGCTGACTTGCCAAAAGAATGGTTAGATTCTATTGATTATTTTTTCAGTAATTATAAAAACTGAAAAAAACCTGGAATTACAAAAGTTTTAGGTTTCCAAAATCAAGAATGAGCTTCAAAAGAGTTGGAAGAGTGTAAAGAATTATTTGAAAAATATAGCAATTTAGACAAAGATGATTTTATTGCAAAAATGAAACTCAAGCATCCTGAAAAATATGTATAA